Proteins encoded by one window of Candidatus Bipolaricaulota bacterium:
- a CDS encoding aminopeptidase P family protein, whose translation MTDYTNRRENLLSRIDGDGFITINLEGSDWVSMYYLSGFTGEGGLVVTKDETLLITDSRYTEQAGREVPELPVHQVRKNYDQEIGAAISKLGIKRLVLSSRRMSHYLVAKLSEIPGVEVVPAEDPVGELRRIKDPDEIARIRNATRVTEESLAAVLKEIEPGMTEREIALRLEWLMRTRGAEKVAFDLIIAAGENSSLPHYQPGDRKVNEGDLLLCDIGARVDHYCSDMTRVFAVGEPSSKAKEIYDLVLRANRAGVAALRPGATGVEVDAAARDVIAAAGHKEHFGHGLGHGVGLEVHEFPRLSPLSNAKLAAGMVVTVEPGVYLPGFGGVRIEDLLVVTPDGCESLTQFPRDRLEVIG comes from the coding sequence ATGACCGATTACACGAACCGGCGGGAGAATCTACTCTCCCGCATCGACGGTGACGGTTTCATCACGATCAACCTGGAGGGTTCCGATTGGGTGAGCATGTACTACCTCTCCGGGTTCACCGGCGAGGGCGGTCTGGTGGTGACCAAGGACGAGACGCTCCTCATCACCGATTCCCGCTACACCGAGCAGGCCGGACGGGAGGTTCCGGAGCTTCCGGTCCATCAAGTGCGGAAGAATTACGACCAGGAGATCGGTGCAGCGATCTCGAAGCTCGGGATAAAGCGGCTTGTCCTCTCGTCCCGACGGATGAGCCACTATCTCGTCGCCAAGCTGAGCGAGATTCCCGGAGTGGAGGTAGTGCCTGCCGAGGATCCGGTCGGCGAACTGCGCCGGATCAAGGATCCTGATGAGATCGCCCGCATCCGGAATGCGACCCGGGTAACCGAGGAGTCGCTCGCCGCCGTGCTCAAGGAGATCGAACCCGGGATGACCGAGCGCGAGATCGCCCTCCGGCTGGAGTGGCTCATGCGTACCCGGGGGGCGGAGAAGGTGGCGTTCGATCTGATCATCGCCGCCGGAGAGAACTCTTCCCTCCCCCACTATCAGCCCGGGGATCGGAAGGTGAACGAAGGGGACCTGCTCCTGTGCGACATCGGGGCGCGGGTCGATCACTACTGCTCCGACATGACGCGCGTGTTCGCGGTCGGCGAGCCGTCCAGCAAGGCGAAGGAGATCTACGATCTCGTCCTGCGCGCCAACCGCGCCGGAGTGGCGGCGCTGCGGCCGGGAGCGACCGGAGTGGAGGTCGATGCCGCGGCACGGGACGTGATCGCCGCCGCCGGACACAAGGAGCACTTCGGCCACGGCCTTGGCCATGGGGTCGGGCTCGAGGTGCACGAATTTCCACGCCTCTCCCCACTCAGCAACGCCAAGCTGGCGGCGGGGATGGTGGTCACAGTCGAACCCGGGGTGTACCTGCCCGGGTTCGGTGGGGTGCGGATCGAGGATTTGCTCGTCGTAACTCCGGACGGGTGCGAGTCGCTCACCCAGTTCCCGCGCGACCGCCTCGAGGTCATCGGATGA